One part of the Lotus japonicus ecotype B-129 chromosome 2, LjGifu_v1.2 genome encodes these proteins:
- the LOC130736488 gene encoding protein FAR1-RELATED SEQUENCE 6-like: MGPLKSEPMAALNVKVGEEANDEHWFSLPEMGVVAATTFQLILITLSVDGSSTFVPIAGAPPTEPLCIVLGHVDKIHWVQVKLAEGHLFPKIVPLWDRNCESEASEWKEFLKDRMPIVNPPAAEPSMVHLKDTPINDLSSVAEIEVDNWKEGTADQMPIANSTVAEPPLVDLNDTSIKDLSSVFAEIETDNWKEGTADQMPIANCKFNGCRTTSVEDNVSSREEAEMTTEVNEKDHDDHDELEASHEDEEPKVGMTFNSEDEANRYYKNYARLMGFGVCKINSKNGDDGKKYITIGCSRARKYKNNSKNLLKPNPTTKTECKARLSACVSSDGTVVVSRVNLGHNHDLSPTKARFLRCNKNLEPRIKRRLELNDQVGINVSRNFRAFVVEANGYDNLTFGEKDCRNYIDKVRRLRLGTGDAQAIQNYFVRKQKQNSQFYYVMDVDDDSHLRNVFWADARSRIAYEYFGEVITFDTTYLTNKYDMPFAPFVGVNHHGHSMLLGCALLSNEDTQTFTWLFSRWLECMHGRAPNAIITDQDRAMKNAIEAVFPKARHRWCLWHIMKKVPEKLGRHSNYESIKKLLHGAVYDSFSRSDFMERWEKMIKDYELHDNDWLKGLFDERDRWVPVFLRDTFWAGMSTTQRSESMNSFFDGYVNSKTTLKQFVEQYDNALRDKIEKESLADFGSFNTEIACVSIFGFESQIQKAFTNAKFKEFQVEIASMMYCNTCFEKMDGLQSIYSVTETKKVFDKMKDIVFKISFNEEDCQFQCTCLLFEFRGILCRHILSVLKLTGITDSVPSCYVLSRWRKDIKRKHTLVKCGFDNLAGNTELQRLNKACDAFYEAASVGINTDDDLVTVMNWINSLKNELSCKETPPEMNTTPITDQDNSIQEEGTKILDPKVTRGRGRPPSKRKASKVDQIVNKKIATKKTQEGNQKSKNVQSQNKGSSTSSVHVNKNDGFIRSQIINEIGTQESIQDGQSCFLSGNGIINHLAPFNPNQNHIGQVPYYAQIVNRGIGYYELVQAQHHINNQPSSSRHDQP; this comes from the exons ATGGGCCCCTTGAAATCAGAACCAATGGCAGCACTAAATGTCAAAGTAGGAGAGGAGGCAAATGATGAACATTGGTTTTCGTTACCAGAAATGGGAGTTGTTGCTGCTACAACCTTTCAGCTGATCTTGATCACGCTTTCGGTTGATGGTTCATCTACATTTGTACCCATTGCTGGAGCACCACCCACTGAACCGCTTTGCATAGTACTTGGACATGTTGACAAGATCCACTGGGTGCAG GTGAAATTGGCAGAAGGTCACCTATTCCCAAAAATTGTTCCCCTATGGGATAGGAACTGTGAGTCAGAAGCAAGTGAGTGGAAAGAGTTTTTGAAGGACCGAATGCCAATTGTAAACCCACCGGCTGCAGAACCATCAATGGTACATCTTAAGGACACCCCCATTAACGATCTCAGTTCAGTGGCGGAGATAGAAGTAGACAACTGGAAAGAGGGTACAGCGGACCAAATGCCAATTGCAAATTCAACGGTTGCAGAACCACCACTGGTAGATCTTAATGACACCTCCATTAAGGATCTCAGTTCAGTGTTCGCGGAGATAGAAACAGACAACTGGAAAGAGGGTACAGCGGACCAAATGCCAATTGCAAATTGCAAATTCAACGGTTGCAGAACCACCAGTG TGGAAGACAATGTTTCCTCACGTGAAGAAGCAGAAATGACTACTGAAGTTAATGAAAAAGATCATGATGATCATGATGAATTAGAAGCATCTCATGAGGATGAAGAACCTAAAGTTGGGATGACATTTAACTCTGAAGATGAAGCTAACAGGTATTACAAGAATTATGCTCGACTTATGGGTTTTGGAGTTTGTAAAATAAATTCTAAAAATGGAGATGATGGGAAAAAATATATTACTATAGGATGTAGTAGAGCAAGGAAGTATAAGAATAATTCGAAGAATCTTTTGAAGCCAAATCCTACTACAAAAACAGAATGTAAGGCTAGATTGAGTGCATGTGTTAGTTCTGATGGAACAGTTGTGGTTTCAAGAGTTAATCTTGGGCATAATCATGATCTAAGCCCAACAAAAGCACGATTTCTTAGGTGTAACAAGAATTTGGAGCCTCGTATAAAAAGGAGATTGGAACTTAATGATCAAGTTGGGATTAATGTGAGTAGGAACTTTAGAGCCTTTGTTGTTGAAGCAAATGGGTATGACAATCTTACATTTGGAGAAAAAGATTGTAGAAACTATATTGACAAGGTAAGACGCTTGCGGCTTGGGACAGGAGATGCCCAAGCAATTCAAAACTATTTTGTtagaaaacagaaacaaaatAGTCAATTTTATTATGTCATGGATGTGGATGATGACAGCCATTTACGAAATGTATTTTGGGCAGATGCGAGATCTAGGATTGCGTATGAATATTTTGGTGAAGTTATCACATTTGATACCACTTATTTGACAAATAAGTATGACATGCCCTTCGCTCCTTTTGTTGGAGTAAATCATCATGGCCATTCTATGTTGCTTGGTTGTGCTCTGCTATCAAATGAGGATACTCAAACTTTTACTTGGTTGTTCTCAAGATGGTTAGAATGTATGCATGGACGTGCTCCCAATGCTATAATTACTGATCAAGATAGAGCAATGAAAAATGCAATTGAGGCTGTTTTTCCAAAGGCTCGTCATCGGTGGTGCTTGTGGCATATAATGAAAAAGGTTCCAGAGAAGTTGGGCAGACACTCTAATTATGAGTCCATCAAGAAGCTTCTGCATGGTGCTGTATACGATTCTTTTAGCAGGTCTGATTTCATGGAAAGATGGGAGAAAATGATTAAGGATTATGAGCTGCATGATAATGATTGGTTGAAAGGGTTGTTTGATGAGAGAGATCGTTGGGTTCCTGTGTTCTTGAGAGACACGTTTTGGGCTGGAATGTCAACAACACAGCGGAGTGAAAGTATGAACTCATTTTTTGATGGGTATGTAAACTCGAAGACCACACTGAAGCAGTTTGTTGAACAATATGACAATGCATTGAGAGATAAAATCGAGAAGGAAAGCTTGGCTGATTTTGGTTCATTTAATACAGAAATAGCTTGTGTGAGTATTTTTGGCTTTGAGTCTCAAATCCAAAAAGCATTTACCAATGCAAAATTCAAAGAATTTCAAGTAGAGATTGCTTCTATGATGTATTGCAATACTTGCTTTGAGAAAATGGATGGCTTGCAGTCAATATATTCTGTTACAGAAACCAAGAAAGTATTTGACAAAATGAAAGATATAGTGTTCAAGATATCTTTCAATGAGGAAGATTGTCAATTTCAATGCACGTGCCTCTTATTTGAGTTTAGAGGAATTTTATGCAGGCATATCCTTTCTGTGCTTAAGCTTACAGGCATAACAGATTCAGTTCCATCTTGTTATGTTTTGTCACGTTGGAGAAAGGATATAAAAAGGAAGCACACACTTGTCAAATGTGGTTTTGATAATTTAGCTGGAAATACTGAATTGCAACGACTTAACAAAGCATGTGACGCCTTTTATGAAGCTGCTTCTGTGGGGATAAatactgatgatgatttagTAACAGTAATGAATTGGATCAATAGCTTAAAGAATGAGTTAAGCTGCAAAGAAACACCTCCCGAAATGAATACAACACCAATTACAGATCAAGACAACTCAATTCAGGAAGAAGGTACTAAGATTCTTGACCCTAAG GTAACTCGAGGTAGAGGGCGTCCTCCTTCAAAAAGGAAGGCTTCTAAAGTTGATCAAATTGTAAACAAGAAGATTGCAACAAAGAAAACGCAGGAAGGCAACCAAAAAAGCAAAAATGTTCAAAGTCAAAACAAG GGCTCAAGTACATCTAGTGTTCATGTAAATAAGAATGATGGATTTATAAGATCTCAAATTATCAATGAGATTGGAACACAAGAGAGCATTCAA GATGGGCAAAGTTGCTTTTTGAGTGGCAATGGTATTATAAATCATTTAGCTCCCTTCAATCCAAATCAAAATCACATTGGTCAA GTTCCATATTATGCTCAAATAGTAAACCGTGGTATTGGCTATTATGAACTTGTACAG GCACAACATCATATAAATAATCAGCCATCATCATCAAGACATGATCAGCCATAA
- the LOC130738089 gene encoding rRNA 2'-O-methyltransferase fibrillarin 2-like, with protein sequence MVPPPRGRGGSGWFRGRGRGDGGRGGGRGTPFKARGGGRGGGRGGRGGGRGGRGGGMKGGSRVVVEPHRHEGIFIAKGGKEDALVTKNLVPGEAVYNEKRVTVQKEDGTKEEYRVWNPFRSKLAAAILGGVDNIWIKPGAKVLYLGAASGTTVSHVSDIVGPTGVVYAVEFSHRSGRDLVNMAKKRTNVIPIIEDARHPAKYRMLVGMVDVVFSDVAQPDQARILGLNASYFLKTGGHFVISIKANCIDSTVPAETVFVNEVNKLKVDQFKPAEQVTLEPFERDHACVVGGYRVSKKKKDAE encoded by the exons ATGGTTCCTCCTCCTCGAG GTCGCGGTGGCAGTGGTTGgttcagaggtagagggagaggtgatggaggaagaggaggaggtagAGGTACCCCTTTTAAGGCACGAGGTGGTGGTAGAGGAGGAGGCAGGGGAGGCCGCGGAGGAGGTAGAGGTGGCAGAGGTGGAGGAATGAAAGGAGGGAGCAGGGTTGTGGTTGAGCCTCACAGGCATGAGGGTATTTTCATTGCCAAGGGTGGTAAAGAAGATGCCCTTGTTACTAAGAATCTGGTTCCGGGTGAAGCTGTTTACAATGAGAAAAGGGTTACTGTGCAG AAAGAGGACGGTACAAAAGAGGAGTATAGGGTTTGGAACCCTTTTCGCTCCAAGTTGGCTGCTGCCATTCTTGGTGGGGTTGACAACATATGGATT AAACCTGGAGCCAAAGTTCTTTACCTAGGAGCTGCTTCTGGAACAACTGTTTCTCATGTGTCTGACATTGTTGGTCCA ACAGGAGTTGTCTATGCAGTAGAATTTTCTCATAGAAGCGGGCGTGACTTGGTCAATATGGCAAAAAAGCGTACTAATGTTATACCCATTATTGAAGATGCTAGACATCCAGCCAAGTACAGGATGTTGGTTGGAATGGTAGATGTGGTATTTTCTGATGTTGCTCAGCCTGATCAG GCAAGAATTTTAGGGCTGAATGCTTCATATTTTCTCAAAACTGGAGGCCATTTTGTCATTTCAATCAAG GCAAACTGCATAGATTCAACAGTGCCTGCGGAGACTGTTTTTGTTAATGAAGTCAACAAGCTGAAGGTAGATCAATTTAAGCCTGCTGAGCAAGTCACCCTTGAACCGTTTGAGCGGGACCATGCTTGTGTGGTTGGTGGGTACAGAGTgtccaagaagaagaaagatgctGAGTAG
- the LOC130738090 gene encoding protein DETOXIFICATION 34-like, whose product MSNALVTLCGQAFGAGKFQHAGIYLQRSWIIQIATCVILLPIYVFATPILKLLGQEEEIADLAGKYSIKVIPYMFSYAIGFPTVRFLHAQSKVNVIVCISFVTLLIQNGMLYISPMCLVGA is encoded by the coding sequence ATGTCAAATGCATTGGTGACACTTTGTGGTCAAGCTTTTGGAGCAGGGAAATTTCAACATGCTGGCATTTATCTCCAAAGGTCATGGATTATACAAATTGCCACTTGTGTAATCCTGTTGCCTATTTATGTGTTTGCCACTCCAATCCTAAAGCTTCTTGgccaagaagaagaaatagCTGACCTTGCAGGCAAATACTCTATTAAAGTCATTCCTTACATGTTTTCCTATGCTATTGGTTTTCCCACCGTGAGATTTCTTCATGCCCAGAGCAAGGTTAATGTTATTGTGTGCATATCATTTGTGACTTTGCTCATACAAAATGGGATGCTTTACATTTCACCTATGTGTTTGGTTGGGGCATAA